One segment of Triticum aestivum cultivar Chinese Spring chromosome 2A, IWGSC CS RefSeq v2.1, whole genome shotgun sequence DNA contains the following:
- the LOC123190045 gene encoding lipid phosphate phosphatase gamma gives MSGAGEYQEMAASVPPALKAITLTHVRYHRGDRVGLFLAWVSLIPVFISLGGFISHFMFRRELQGICFALGLLVSQVLNELIKHSVAQSRPVSCELLETCDSHGWPSSHAQYTFFFATYLSLFVLRRSPASRVMAAFSWPLAFLTMLSRVYLGYHTVPQVFAGAVVGLVFGAIWYWFANTILAQYFPMIEESAIGRWFYIKDTSHIQDVLKFEYDNARAARKKVATD, from the exons ATGTCCGGGGCCGGGGAGTACCAGGAGATGGCCGCGTCGGTGCCGCCGGCGCTCAAGGCCATCACGCTCACCCACGTCCGCTACCACCGGGGCGACAGGGTTGGCCTCTTCCTCGCGTGGGTCTCCCTAATCCCCGTCTTCATCAGCCTCGGCGGCTTCATCTCCCACTTCATGTTCCGCCGCGAGCTGCAGGGCATCTGCTTCGCCTTGGGGCTCCTCGTCTCGCAGGTCCTCAACGAGCTCATCAAGCACTCCGTCGCGCAGTCCCGCCCGGTCTCGTGCGAGCTGCTCGAGACCTGCGACTCCCACGGGTGGCCGTCCAGCCACGCGCAGTacaccttcttcttcgccacctACCTCTCGCTCTTCGTGCTCCGGCGGTCGCCGGCGAGCCGCGTCATGGCCGCCTTCTCATGGCCTCTCGCGTTCCTCACCATGCTCTCCAGGGTGTATCTCGGCTACCACACCGTCCCGCAG GTTTTCGCAGGAGCAGTAGTCGGCCTTGTATTTGGTGCTATCTGGTACTGGTTCGCCAACACCATTCTTGCTCAATACTTCCCAATGATTGAGGAGAGCGCAATTGGGAGGTGGTTTTATATCAAGGATACTTCACATATTCAAGATGTGCTCAAGTTTGAGTATGATAATGCAAGGGCAGCAAGGAAGAAAGTTGCTACTGATTGA